ATTGCATTGATCGTGCGTGTGCTGGTCATTTATGTTGCAATGAATTTTGGATATGCCGTGATCTATACGGTGGCAGTTCCGTTTTTTTCCACAAATCTGATGATGGCAGTAGTCAATGGAATTTATGTCGGGTTGTTATTTTGTGTGCTGCGGAATAAAATGATATTAAAAGAACCGTGCATTGAAAGAAAAAATACGGCGGTTTTATAAGCCTGGCAGGTTTACAGGGGCAGATTTGCAGAAAGGATTCATCGGATATGAATTATATCGACATGCATTGTGATACGCTTGTAAAAGCAGTGGAACAGAAAAAAGAGACGGCAAAAAAACTGGAACATACGATGGTGGATGCAGAAAGGCTGCACCGGTGTGGCACAAAAGCACAGTTTTTTGCCATGTTTTTACAGCAGAAAAAAGAAGAAAACTGGAGTGATCCGGGACATGATCCAGACGACTGCCGGTCAGAAAAGAGAAAGATAAGTCTTTGGTATAACGGGGCAGAGATCGAAAAGCAGATGCAGGATATGTATGCAGTATATCAGAATACGATGGAAAATTGTGCAGATATCATTGCGCCGGCATGCACCTATGAGGATCTGCAGCGCAACTGGCAGCAGAAAAAAGTATCAGCCTTTCTGACGGTGGAAAACGGATGCGTTGTGGATGGAAAAATGGAGCGCTTAGAGCAGCTTTATCAGATGGGAGTACGGCTTATCACGCTGACCTGGAATGATGATAACTGTTTCGGACATCCGCATGCGAAAGATGCAGGAAGGATGCAGCTTGGACTGACGCCGTTTGGGAAGGAAGCTGTCACATATATGACAGAACGTGGAATCCTTGTGGATGTTTCCCATTTATCGGATGGCGGATTTTATGATGTGGCAGAGCTTGTGAAGGGACCGTTTGTGGCATCGCATTCAAACTGCAGGGAACTCGCTCCTGCAACGAGAAATCTGACGGATGATATGATACGGATATTGGCAGAGCATGGCGGTGTGTGTGGACTTAATTTTT
The Roseburia rectibacter DNA segment above includes these coding regions:
- a CDS encoding dipeptidase, with the translated sequence MNYIDMHCDTLVKAVEQKKETAKKLEHTMVDAERLHRCGTKAQFFAMFLQQKKEENWSDPGHDPDDCRSEKRKISLWYNGAEIEKQMQDMYAVYQNTMENCADIIAPACTYEDLQRNWQQKKVSAFLTVENGCVVDGKMERLEQLYQMGVRLITLTWNDDNCFGHPHAKDAGRMQLGLTPFGKEAVTYMTERGILVDVSHLSDGGFYDVAELVKGPFVASHSNCRELAPATRNLTDDMIRILAEHGGVCGLNFYPPFLNTDPVDKVSRIERMCEHVKHLVNVGGIECVGIGTDFDGIEGNLEIADCMEMEKLFDALQKKGFCEDDIERIAYKNVERVIREVM